One Pyrus communis chromosome 4, drPyrComm1.1, whole genome shotgun sequence genomic region harbors:
- the LOC137732122 gene encoding probable WRKY transcription factor 11 encodes MAVDLVGFSKIDDRTAMQEAASAGLQSMEHLIRALSDHPPSQTPLDCREITDFTVTKFKQLVSVLNRTGHARFRRGPANPPSDPVHPKPQTTLTVFQTPKSDEDSSTTLSPPLSTTSSFLSSITIGDGSVSNGKAFSSISVPPAPAFSAGKPPLPQSHRKRCHDGETAKTSSSGHCHCSKRRKSKVKRTIRVPAVSSKIADIPADEYTWRKYGQKPIKGSPYPRGYYKCSTVRGCPARKHVERAQDDPTMLVVTYEAEHHHPHPSLTAANVGLVFQSSKE; translated from the exons ATGGCTGTAGATCTAGTTGGCTTCTCCAAGATTGATGATCGGACGGCCATGCAAGAAGCTGCCTCCGCTGGCTTGCAAAGCATGGAGCACCTCATCCGCGCCCTATCCGATCACCCCCCATCCCAAACCCCACTCGATTGCCGGGAAATCACCGACTTCACCGTGACAAAGTTCAAGCAGCTAGTCTCTGTTCTGAACCGGACCGGTCACGCGCGGTTCCGCCGTGGACCGGCCAATCCACCTTCCGACCCGGTCCACCCAAAACCTCAGACGACTTTGACTGTTTTTCAAACACCAAAGTCCGACGAAGATTCCTCCACTACTCTGTCCCCGCCGCTCTCCACTACGTCGTCGTTTCTATCCTCCATCACAATCGGTGACGGCAGCGTTTCCAACGGTAAAGCCTTCTCATCGATTTCCGTGCCTCCGGCGCCGGCTTTCTCCGCTGGAAAACCCCCCCTTCCACAATCTCACCGGAAACGGTGTCACGACGGCGAAACAGCTAAAACATCATCGTCTGGCCACTGCCATTGCTCTAAAAGAAG gaAGTCTAAGGTTAAGAGGACGATCAGAGTGCCGGCGGTTAGCTCGAAAATCGCCGATATACCGGCCGATGAGTACACCTGGAGAAAGTACGGTCAAAAGCCGATCAAGGGCTCGCCTTACCCGAG AGGGTATTATAAGTGCAGTACAGTGAGAGGCTGTCCGGCGAGGAAACACGTGGAGAGAGCTCAGGACGACCCCACTATGCTCGTCGTTACCTACGAGGCTGAGCACCATCACCCGCACCCTTCCCTCACAGCCGCAAATGTGGGCCTTGTTTTCCAATCTTCTAAGGAATGA
- the LOC137732810 gene encoding protein ANTAGONIST OF LIKE HETEROCHROMATIN PROTEIN 1-like, which yields MLHANLMNNYFNPNSVYTEEHFRRYFRMRRHVFERLLRDVQQVYKDEHLREPNQEDLNRLLCKVEDRGFLGMIGSLDCMHWDWKNCPIRWQEGFSGRLRNPIVVLEAVALYDTWIWHAFFGVPGSQNDITALELSPLFNNVTEGKAPQLDYYINNRQYNMGYYLAYGICPKWATLVQAIPNPRNDVEKLFTLHQDAYKKDVERAFGILQAQWKIISESTKGWSRENLDSMMMSCIILHNMIVEDK from the exons ATGTTGCAtgccaatctgatgaacaactacttcaaccccaactcggtgtacacaGAAGAGCATTTCAGACGTTACTTCCGGATGAGGCGTCATGTCTTCGAGCGTTTACTTCGTGATGTCCAACAG GTTTACAAAGACGAGCACCTCCGtgagccaaatcaagaagatctgaatCGGCTCCTTTGCAAAGTTGAAGACCGTGGGTTTCTgggcatgatagggtcattagactgcatgcattgggattggaaAAACTGTCCCATCAGATGGCAAGAAGGCTTCAGCGGAAGGTTGAGAAACCCAATTGttgtgttagaggcggttgccttatatgacacatggatctggcatgctttctttggagtccctggatcccaaaatgacattacagctCTTGAGCTttcacccctcttcaataacgtgacggaaggtaaagcacctcaacttgactactacatcaacaaccgtcaatacaatatggggtattacttggcataTGGCATCTGcccaaagtgggcgacacttgtccaagcaattccaaaccctaggaatgacgtagaaaagttgtttaccttacaccaagatgCATACaagaaagatgttgagagagctttcggtattctacaagcacaGTGGAAGATCATTAGCGAATCGACAAAagggtggagtcgagaaaatttggactccatgatgatgtcttgcatcatattacacaatatgatagtggaggataagtga